In Oscillatoria acuminata PCC 6304, a single window of DNA contains:
- a CDS encoding protochlorophyllide reductase: MEQDRKSTVVITGASSGVGLYGAKALAKRGWHVIMACRDLAKAEKAAQSVGMSPDSYTILHIDLGSLQSVRQFINDFRATGRTLDALVCNAAIYMPLIKEPLRSPEGYELSVATNHLGHFLLCNVMLEDMKRSPAPDKRMVILGTVTHNPDELGGKIPPRPDLGDFKGFAEGFKDPHSMIDGKKFEPVKAYKDSKVCNVLTMRELHERYHESTGITFTSLYPGCVAETPLFRNHYPLFQKIFPIFQKYITKGYVSQDLAGERVADVVADPEYKQSGAYWSWGNRQKKDRKSFVQRVSPQARDNDNGKRMWELSAKLVGLA, from the coding sequence ATGGAACAAGATCGAAAGTCAACGGTCGTCATCACGGGCGCATCCTCCGGGGTCGGGTTATACGGCGCGAAAGCCCTGGCGAAACGAGGATGGCACGTGATCATGGCCTGTCGGGATTTAGCCAAAGCTGAAAAAGCCGCCCAGTCTGTGGGAATGTCTCCGGACAGCTACACGATACTCCATATCGATTTAGGCTCCTTACAAAGCGTGCGTCAGTTTATCAATGACTTCCGCGCTACAGGGAGGACCCTGGATGCTTTGGTCTGCAATGCGGCCATTTATATGCCGTTAATCAAGGAACCCTTGCGGAGTCCTGAAGGGTACGAACTCAGTGTCGCGACAAATCACCTGGGTCATTTCCTCCTGTGCAATGTCATGTTGGAGGATATGAAGCGATCGCCTGCGCCAGATAAGCGCATGGTCATCCTGGGAACCGTCACCCACAACCCGGATGAACTCGGGGGCAAAATTCCACCGCGTCCCGATTTAGGGGATTTCAAAGGGTTTGCTGAAGGATTCAAAGACCCTCACTCGATGATTGATGGCAAGAAGTTTGAGCCGGTTAAGGCGTATAAAGATAGCAAAGTCTGCAACGTTTTAACCATGCGGGAACTTCATGAACGCTATCATGAATCAACCGGCATTACCTTCACCTCTCTCTATCCCGGATGTGTTGCGGAAACGCCATTATTCCGGAACCATTATCCCCTATTTCAAAAAATCTTCCCCATCTTCCAAAAATACATTACCAAAGGATATGTATCTCAGGATTTAGCGGGAGAACGAGTAGCGGACGTGGTTGCCGATCCGGAATACAAACAATCCGGCGCTTATTGGAGTTGGGGAAATCGTCAGAAAAAAGATAGAAAATCTTTTGTCCAACGGGTTTCTCCCCAAGCGCGGGATAATGATAATGGGAAGCGGATGTGGGAGCTAAGTGCTAAGTTAGTGGGACTGGCATAA
- a CDS encoding GAF domain-containing protein yields the protein MEALLPGFPKEYEGFCRQTLAGKPDEWECTCHGRTYRTRGTPLRSPQGEIHAVLVVFFDSTAAPLQEEDDQRVSFKSLQHHSASVSAELRDTELLQQLSAKLLTEADIQVLYDEILTTAIALMRSDMGSLQLFDPERQELHLLAWKGFHPDSAAHWQTVTTQSNSFWGSALLTLERLIIPAIDASDLNITNDTLKHYRKSGIVAMQSTPILSHEGRPLGMISTHWSKPHQPQPRELQMFDRLVRQVGNILERARTEEALRENEAKYRTLFETMDQGFGIAEILVDETDRPIDYRMLEINPQFERLTGRSAQGFLTGKTVREVAPELEEEWYQFYGTVGLTGIPAHREIYAQAWDRWYWLTDKS from the coding sequence TTGGAGGCGCTGCTGCCGGGATTTCCTAAAGAATATGAGGGGTTTTGCCGTCAGACCCTGGCTGGAAAGCCGGATGAGTGGGAGTGCACTTGTCACGGGCGAACCTATAGGACCCGAGGAACTCCCTTGCGATCGCCTCAAGGGGAGATTCATGCCGTCCTGGTGGTGTTCTTTGATAGCACAGCCGCCCCGCTTCAGGAAGAGGATGACCAACGGGTATCATTCAAAAGCCTCCAACATCACAGCGCCTCTGTCTCAGCGGAGCTTAGAGATACGGAGTTATTGCAACAGTTGAGTGCCAAGCTCTTAACTGAGGCGGATATTCAGGTGCTTTATGATGAAATCCTGACCACAGCGATCGCCTTAATGCGATCGGATATGGGGTCTTTGCAACTGTTCGACCCAGAACGCCAAGAACTGCACCTGCTCGCCTGGAAAGGATTTCATCCCGACTCAGCAGCCCATTGGCAAACCGTCACCACCCAGAGTAACAGCTTCTGGGGCTCGGCGCTGCTGACCCTGGAACGACTGATTATCCCAGCTATCGATGCCTCTGACTTGAACATCACCAACGACACTCTCAAGCATTATCGTAAAAGCGGCATTGTGGCGATGCAATCCACACCCATCCTCTCTCATGAGGGTCGCCCCCTGGGAATGATTTCCACCCACTGGAGCAAACCCCACCAACCCCAACCGCGAGAGTTGCAGATGTTTGACCGCCTGGTGCGGCAAGTTGGCAATATTTTGGAGCGCGCCCGGACTGAAGAAGCCTTGCGGGAGAACGAGGCAAAGTATCGGACACTGTTCGAGACGATGGATCAGGGTTTCGGCATTGCTGAGATTCTGGTGGATGAAACCGATCGCCCCATCGACTACCGAATGCTAGAAATTAACCCGCAGTTTGAGAGGCTAACTGGGCGATCGGCCCAAGGGTTCCTGACTGGAAAAACGGTGCGGGAGGTTGCCCCAGAGCTTGAGGAAGAGTGGTATCAGTTCTATGGAACGGTGGGGCTGACGGGCATCCCCGCCCACCGGGAGATTTACGCCCAGGCATGGGACCGTTGGTACTGGTTGACTGACAAAAGTTAA
- a CDS encoding ATP-binding protein encodes MTSVPTVLSSKYILTGISLTKFCQSTSRWYQVSAYRTGAPEQRRVAILYSDITERKQAEEQLRSAAEFDAFRVLLNDAVRSLSDPEEIKYQAVCVLGQHLGSDRAYYVEIDEARSEFIVGRDWHQPGVPSHARRYPLEDWPMPWLVDGQPWVVRNVDTDPALPDDQRSSYRGNDIGALIVVPLLKNGRLVATLAANQHNPRDWTPDEIALVQETAERSWVAIERATTEKALRQSEIERIQEQAAREEEHQRAAREAARSDALAELDRAKTRFFSNISHEFRTPITLILAPLEDVLEQLTTWENQPEFNLPSSPGQPLAPLKEQLELARRNSLRLLKLVNSLLDFSRIEAGRLEAIYEPTDLAEFTTEIASLFRSAIERAGLTFRVDCQPLPPLYVDRPMWEKIVLNLLSNALKFTLTGDITLSLRAKNSHQAILSIQDTGPGIAGEHLPHIFERFYQIRGIPQNTYEGSGIGLALVHELVRLQGGSIAVTSELGQGTTFTVTLPFGTAHLPPDRIQTLDTDPSPSQAALSYLEDAQGQFPPEPSPTAPKPDPKTPAVLPHVLIVDDNADMRAYLTRILSPQVKVEAVADGISALAALQVQPFDLILSDVMMPGLDGFGLLLSVRADPETRELPVILLSARAEENAIVAALEAQADDYIIKPFSAQELVTRIKTHLAIKHLRTEALHQARTTLKRKDEMLNVVSHELNTPLASILGWTRLLRATPQTPRMVSTGLNAIEHSAMMQEKLVQDLLDISRITANQLRLHLQPTELGPIIQRAIETVAQMAEEKGVELTWRETAECRVQGDGDRLEQVLCNLLSNGIKFTPKGGRVDLDLSQVTERGSAGGEQTAQNDKALISPYAEIRVTDTGIGISADFLPHLFEKFRQADEQHSHKGLGLGLAIAHHLVKLHQGTIQADSAGVGQGATFMIRLPVLQ; translated from the coding sequence ATGACAAGCGTACCTACCGTATTGAGTTCAAAATACATACTTACAGGTATCAGTCTGACTAAGTTTTGTCAGTCAACCAGCCGTTGGTATCAGGTTTCCGCCTATCGCACCGGAGCACCAGAGCAGCGACGGGTCGCCATCCTCTATAGCGACATTACGGAACGCAAACAAGCTGAGGAGCAGTTACGCAGTGCCGCCGAGTTCGATGCCTTCCGCGTTCTGCTCAATGATGCCGTGCGATCGCTCAGTGACCCAGAAGAAATCAAATACCAGGCCGTCTGTGTGTTGGGTCAACACCTAGGCAGCGATCGCGCCTACTACGTTGAGATAGACGAGGCCCGTTCAGAGTTTATTGTAGGGCGAGACTGGCACCAGCCTGGGGTCCCCAGCCACGCCCGCCGCTATCCCCTAGAAGATTGGCCCATGCCTTGGCTTGTGGATGGGCAGCCCTGGGTCGTTCGCAATGTTGACACAGACCCCGCCCTGCCCGATGACCAGCGATCGTCTTACCGAGGGAACGATATCGGGGCATTGATTGTTGTCCCCCTGCTCAAAAATGGTCGCCTAGTGGCGACATTAGCCGCCAACCAGCACAACCCCCGGGACTGGACCCCTGACGAGATTGCCTTGGTCCAGGAAACAGCCGAGCGCTCTTGGGTGGCGATCGAGCGCGCCACCACTGAAAAAGCCTTGCGCCAATCAGAAATTGAACGCATCCAGGAACAAGCCGCCCGGGAAGAAGAACACCAACGGGCCGCCCGGGAAGCCGCCCGCAGTGATGCCCTAGCCGAACTGGACCGAGCGAAAACCCGATTTTTCAGCAATATCAGCCACGAATTTAGAACCCCTATAACCCTGATCCTCGCCCCCTTAGAAGACGTTCTAGAACAACTCACCACCTGGGAAAATCAGCCCGAGTTCAACCTCCCCTCTTCCCCCGGGCAACCTCTAGCCCCCTTAAAAGAACAACTCGAACTCGCTCGTCGCAATAGTCTGCGCTTACTCAAACTCGTCAACAGTCTCCTCGACTTTTCCCGCATCGAAGCCGGACGCCTGGAAGCAATTTATGAACCCACAGACCTGGCCGAATTCACCACGGAAATTGCCAGTCTGTTTCGTTCAGCCATAGAACGGGCGGGACTGACCTTCCGAGTGGATTGCCAACCCCTCCCACCCCTCTATGTCGATCGCCCGATGTGGGAGAAAATCGTCCTCAACCTCCTCTCCAACGCCCTGAAATTTACCCTCACCGGCGACATCACTCTCAGCCTGCGGGCCAAAAATAGCCATCAAGCCATCCTCTCCATCCAAGACACCGGCCCAGGCATCGCCGGAGAACACCTGCCTCATATATTTGAACGGTTTTATCAAATTCGCGGCATCCCACAGAACACCTATGAAGGCTCCGGCATCGGCCTAGCCCTTGTCCATGAATTAGTGCGATTGCAGGGAGGTTCCATCGCCGTCACCAGCGAACTCGGACAGGGAACCACCTTCACCGTCACCCTCCCTTTCGGCACCGCTCATCTACCCCCGGACCGCATCCAGACCCTCGACACCGACCCCAGCCCATCCCAGGCAGCCCTTTCCTACTTAGAAGACGCCCAGGGCCAGTTTCCCCCAGAGCCATCCCCAACAGCCCCAAAACCCGACCCTAAAACCCCTGCGGTCCTCCCTCATGTTTTAATCGTCGATGACAACGCGGATATGCGGGCCTATCTCACCCGCATCCTCAGCCCCCAGGTGAAAGTTGAGGCGGTTGCCGATGGCATCAGCGCCCTAGCAGCGCTGCAAGTCCAACCCTTCGATTTAATCTTGAGTGATGTGATGATGCCCGGACTTGATGGCTTTGGCTTGCTGCTCTCAGTGCGGGCGGACCCCGAAACCCGGGAACTGCCGGTGATTCTGCTCTCAGCGCGGGCGGAGGAAAATGCGATCGTGGCGGCACTGGAAGCCCAAGCGGATGACTACATTATCAAACCCTTTTCCGCCCAGGAATTAGTCACGCGAATTAAAACCCATCTGGCAATCAAGCACCTGCGGACCGAGGCATTGCATCAAGCGCGAACGACGCTTAAGAGAAAAGATGAAATGCTCAATGTGGTTTCCCATGAGTTGAATACTCCTTTAGCGTCAATTCTAGGCTGGACCCGCTTGCTCAGAGCCACCCCTCAAACGCCTCGGATGGTCAGCACGGGTTTAAATGCGATCGAACATAGCGCCATGATGCAAGAGAAGTTAGTGCAGGATTTGCTAGATATTTCGCGGATTACGGCGAATCAATTACGACTGCACCTGCAACCCACGGAGTTAGGGCCAATCATCCAACGGGCGATCGAGACGGTTGCTCAGATGGCGGAGGAGAAAGGGGTGGAGTTGACTTGGCGAGAAACTGCGGAATGTCGGGTCCAGGGGGATGGCGATCGGCTAGAGCAAGTCTTATGCAATCTCCTCAGCAACGGGATTAAGTTCACACCCAAAGGCGGGCGGGTAGACCTTGATCTCTCACAAGTTACCGAGCGCGGTTCAGCAGGTGGAGAACAAACTGCTCAGAATGATAAAGCGCTGATATCACCCTATGCAGAAATTCGGGTAACCGATACGGGGATAGGCATCTCCGCTGATTTCCTCCCCCACCTCTTTGAGAAATTCCGTCAAGCGGATGAGCAACACTCTCATAAAGGATTGGGATTAGGACTGGCGATCGCTCACCACCTCGTCAAACTGCATCAGGGCACGATTCAGGCTGACAGTGCCGGAGTAGGACAAGGTGCAACGTTCATGATCCGACTTCCCGTGTTACAATAA
- a CDS encoding response regulator codes for MSNDRANFHFQAIRQQIARLQQEDAKVWTEIEVVLEDLQVMYEAMQANLDVATLIEQQLLQQNQHYYDLFQAAPIAYLVTDAQGIILEANSAIAQLLNLPPNYLVGKPLSLYIAKGDHLNFRARLHQLSDCYETQLWQLNLCPRKDAAFAAQLQVVVSHTREGLIESVKIGVFNLSQTHPTVSAASVLSMSDDSLPESTLLNPIAEGNLSISPLPAALDGLRVLVVDDEAGICQFITALLEAHGIGVKTVTSIAAALEEVEQFQPDVLLSDICLPGGDGYDLIRQIRAAEAHQGRHIPAAAITAYLDEDREKAFDAGYEAYWYKLSQPTELLEVVGQLAAQGK; via the coding sequence ATGAGTAACGACCGAGCTAACTTTCATTTTCAAGCCATTCGACAACAAATTGCGAGATTACAGCAGGAAGATGCCAAAGTTTGGACAGAAATTGAGGTAGTGCTTGAAGATCTGCAAGTCATGTATGAGGCGATGCAGGCCAATTTAGACGTAGCCACACTGATTGAGCAGCAGCTTCTCCAGCAGAATCAGCATTATTATGATTTATTTCAGGCTGCACCGATCGCCTACCTGGTGACTGATGCTCAGGGGATAATTCTCGAAGCCAACTCCGCGATCGCCCAACTGCTGAATCTACCTCCAAACTACCTGGTGGGTAAGCCTCTGAGTTTGTACATCGCCAAAGGGGATCACCTCAACTTTCGCGCTAGACTGCATCAGCTTTCTGACTGTTATGAAACCCAACTTTGGCAACTCAATCTCTGTCCTAGGAAGGATGCAGCTTTTGCAGCTCAATTGCAAGTTGTGGTAAGCCACACCCGGGAAGGATTAATTGAAAGTGTGAAAATTGGAGTATTTAACTTAAGCCAAACTCACCCGACCGTTTCTGCCGCTTCTGTACTGTCGATGTCTGATGATTCTCTCCCTGAATCAACCCTTTTGAACCCGATCGCCGAGGGCAATCTCTCCATCTCCCCATTGCCTGCTGCTTTGGATGGTTTGCGGGTGCTAGTGGTTGATGATGAGGCGGGGATTTGTCAATTTATCACCGCTTTGCTAGAAGCCCACGGGATTGGGGTGAAAACCGTCACCAGTATAGCGGCTGCCCTAGAGGAAGTTGAGCAGTTTCAGCCCGATGTCTTGCTCAGTGACATTTGCCTGCCCGGTGGCGATGGGTATGACCTGATTCGGCAGATTCGGGCTGCGGAAGCGCACCAGGGGCGGCATATTCCCGCTGCTGCCATTACTGCTTATCTGGATGAGGACCGAGAAAAAGCCTTTGATGCGGGGTATGAAGCCTATTGGTACAAACTCTCTCAGCCCACAGAATTGCTGGAGGTGGTGGGGCAACTCGCGGCTCAGGGAAAATGA
- a CDS encoding type II toxin-antitoxin system RelE/ParE family toxin — MKPVEWIGSSRDDLKNFPEDVQNDMGFALYEAQCGTKPLSAKPLKGFKGAGVLELVENFDGDTYRAVYTVKFANAVYVLHAFQKKSKQGIATPKQDIQLIERRFKRAEEHYSQNYKKPQGE, encoded by the coding sequence GTGAAGCCAGTTGAGTGGATTGGTAGCTCCCGTGATGATTTAAAAAATTTCCCCGAGGATGTTCAGAACGATATGGGTTTCGCTTTATATGAAGCTCAATGCGGAACTAAGCCGCTTTCAGCGAAACCACTCAAAGGATTTAAGGGGGCTGGTGTACTTGAATTGGTAGAAAATTTTGACGGCGACACTTACCGGGCCGTTTACACCGTAAAATTTGCCAATGCAGTTTATGTTTTGCACGCTTTTCAAAAGAAATCTAAGCAAGGTATTGCTACCCCTAAACAAGATATTCAATTAATCGAGCGTCGGTTCAAGCGGGCAGAAGAACATTACTCGCAGAATTATAAAAAACCACAGGGAGAGTAA
- a CDS encoding NB-ARC domain-containing protein, giving the protein MSKSLKASMEGLAVADRARKRLGWTKTSTARWWQDAHTSRATLRRFWHGDRIQREIFIAICAAVGISDWQEIAEPCEADFDPAIPEFPPIRDWQEAPDLDSFFGRDRELAQLEQWIPTAKLILISGIGGIGKTALTLAFADSIQLQFQGVIWRSLHHSPSVEALLDSLLSTLEGTSLTNLAKGTTQLLHHLKHRRYLLILDGLEAVLQSPEWETEYSHFLQTLSRDRHQSCILITSREQLQTLPIEGINRQGLTLTGLPKTEAVALLKSRGLTGKELGISALIHLYRGNPFALKIVTPLIQTVFGGNVAAFLNQNTLILGERLRSLLHQQLERLSDLEREILYWLTIWQEPVSFCRLQTHFLVLVDPAALLEGIANLERRSLLESWFGEESSAFTLQPLVMKTVRNELVERATGEMQRVVQSHDIRYFKVWRSLMLVRPGTDDIAGDKIINQLRENLWQIYGATLPQTLDNVLALLSDKSPLAVGYIGCNAIALLQPLDL; this is encoded by the coding sequence ATGTCAAAGTCGCTGAAGGCATCGATGGAAGGATTGGCAGTCGCCGATCGCGCTAGAAAGCGTTTAGGTTGGACAAAAACTAGTACAGCGCGATGGTGGCAGGATGCTCATACCTCCCGCGCCACGTTACGCCGATTTTGGCATGGCGATCGCATTCAACGGGAAATTTTCATCGCCATTTGTGCCGCCGTCGGGATTAGCGACTGGCAGGAGATCGCTGAACCCTGTGAAGCGGATTTTGATCCCGCTATCCCCGAATTTCCGCCAATCCGAGACTGGCAGGAAGCGCCAGATTTAGACTCATTTTTCGGACGCGATCGCGAATTGGCACAACTGGAACAATGGATTCCCACCGCTAAACTCATCCTGATTTCCGGCATCGGTGGCATCGGAAAAACCGCCCTTACTCTCGCTTTTGCTGACTCAATTCAACTGCAATTCCAGGGAGTAATCTGGCGATCGCTACACCATTCCCCCTCGGTCGAAGCACTTCTCGATAGTCTCCTCTCCACCTTAGAAGGAACCTCCCTCACCAATTTAGCCAAAGGCACAACTCAATTACTCCACCATCTCAAACACCGACGCTATCTGCTGATTTTAGATGGATTAGAAGCAGTCTTACAATCACCAGAGTGGGAGACAGAATATAGTCATTTTCTCCAAACCTTAAGTCGCGATCGGCATCAAAGCTGCATACTGATTACCAGTCGCGAACAACTGCAAACCTTGCCTATCGAAGGCATCAATCGCCAGGGTTTAACCCTCACGGGATTGCCCAAAACTGAGGCAGTCGCCCTGTTAAAATCCCGAGGATTGACCGGGAAAGAATTAGGAATTTCGGCCTTAATTCATCTGTATCGCGGCAATCCCTTTGCCCTCAAAATTGTCACCCCCTTGATTCAGACCGTATTTGGGGGAAATGTCGCCGCCTTTTTGAATCAGAATACCCTCATCCTAGGGGAGAGATTACGCAGTCTATTGCACCAACAATTGGAACGCTTGTCTGATTTAGAACGAGAGATTCTCTACTGGTTAACCATCTGGCAAGAACCCGTGTCATTTTGCCGACTGCAAACCCATTTTTTAGTGTTAGTCGATCCGGCAGCTTTATTAGAAGGAATTGCCAATTTAGAGCGGCGATCGCTGTTAGAATCCTGGTTCGGGGAGGAGTCTTCTGCCTTCACCTTGCAACCCTTGGTGATGAAAACAGTCCGGAATGAATTAGTCGAACGAGCAACAGGGGAAATGCAACGGGTGGTGCAGAGTCATGATATTCGCTACTTTAAAGTCTGGCGATCGCTAATGTTAGTCAGACCCGGAACCGACGATATTGCAGGTGATAAAATCATCAATCAACTGCGTGAGAACCTCTGGCAAATCTATGGCGCGACCCTGCCGCAAACCTTGGACAATGTTCTGGCGTTGTTATCGGATAAATCGCCCTTGGCCGTGGGTTATATTGGCTGTAATGCGATCGCGCTGTTGCAACCGTTAGATTTGTAG
- a CDS encoding Uma2 family endonuclease, translated as MIATPIKSETVTLQLPGDLNLQVTPEQFVAIANVNPDLKLERTATGDLIVNPPTGGETGKRNLSISTQLGNWYEAHPELGEAFDSSTGFTLPNGANRSPDAAWVSRKRWQALTPAQQKGFVPLSPDFVIELRSESDRLATLQSKLQEYIDNGTQLGWLIDPQQQQVEIYRVGQEVEIVMNPSQLSGETALPGFVLNLQRVWS; from the coding sequence ATGATCGCAACCCCCATAAAGTCGGAAACCGTAACCTTGCAATTACCCGGGGACCTGAACCTTCAGGTTACGCCAGAGCAATTTGTTGCGATCGCCAATGTCAACCCCGATTTAAAACTAGAACGAACTGCCACAGGAGACTTGATTGTGAATCCCCCCACTGGCGGCGAAACAGGTAAGCGGAATCTCAGCATTAGCACTCAACTCGGGAATTGGTATGAAGCTCATCCAGAACTCGGGGAAGCCTTTGATTCCTCCACCGGATTTACCCTCCCTAATGGTGCAAACCGTTCTCCCGATGCTGCTTGGGTGAGTAGAAAACGTTGGCAAGCATTGACTCCAGCGCAACAGAAAGGGTTTGTTCCTTTATCTCCTGATTTTGTGATTGAATTGCGGTCCGAGTCGGACCGTTTGGCAACACTCCAAAGCAAGTTACAGGAGTATATTGACAATGGGACACAATTGGGATGGTTAATTGACCCGCAACAGCAACAGGTAGAAATTTATCGGGTGGGACAAGAGGTGGAAATTGTGATGAATCCTAGTCAATTATCTGGGGAAACGGCGTTACCGGGATTTGTCTTGAATTTACAACGAGTTTGGAGTTGA
- a CDS encoding helix-turn-helix domain-containing protein has translation MKDKIEVQASSGNVFLDLGLKNADELLVKAEFAHKITRIMTQYGLTPTTVSYFLDIEQPQVLDLINGKAWIFSTQQLREFFNTLERLEKTWLDYYGLPDDHKELIKVKLATEITKIITQHRLTQGKAAEILGTKQPQVSELINGKLYKFSTDRLFRFVIRLSEYIVGLNQLDNYSGSESARLAGQVMKSPYSIEVDSLQKF, from the coding sequence ATGAAGGACAAAATTGAAGTGCAAGCCAGCAGCGGCAATGTTTTTTTAGATCTGGGCTTGAAGAATGCTGACGAATTACTGGTCAAGGCAGAATTTGCCCATAAAATTACTCGCATCATGACTCAGTATGGCTTGACTCCAACGACTGTCTCCTACTTTTTAGACATTGAACAGCCACAAGTCTTAGATTTAATCAATGGCAAGGCATGGATTTTTTCCACTCAACAACTCCGTGAGTTTTTCAATACGTTGGAGAGGTTGGAGAAAACTTGGCTAGATTATTACGGTTTACCGGATGATCACAAAGAGCTTATCAAGGTAAAACTTGCCACTGAAATTACTAAGATTATTACTCAGCATCGCCTGACGCAAGGTAAGGCAGCAGAGATTTTAGGCACGAAGCAGCCCCAGGTTTCAGAATTAATTAATGGCAAGTTATACAAGTTTTCAACGGACCGACTCTTTCGGTTTGTAATTAGACTGAGCGAATACATAGTGGGTCTAAATCAGTTGGATAATTATTCCGGCTCTGAAAGCGCTAGGCTTGCGGGGCAAGTGATGAAATCTCCCTACAGCATTGAGGTAGATTCCCTTCAAAAATTCTAA
- a CDS encoding Uma2 family endonuclease has product MIATPIKSETVTLQLPRDLNLQVTPEQFAAIASVNPELKLERTATGELIVTPPTGGETGYRNIRIAYFLVKWIEEEGGNGIAFDSSTGFTLPNGANRSPDAAWVSRERWQALTPAQRKGFVPLFPDFVIELRSESDRLATLQSKLQEYIDNGTQLGWLIDPQQQQVEIYRVGQEVEIVVNPSQLSGETVLPGFVLNLQRVWS; this is encoded by the coding sequence ATGATCGCAACCCCCATAAAGTCGGAAACCGTAACCTTGCAATTACCTCGGGACCTGAATCTTCAGGTTACGCCAGAACAATTTGCTGCGATCGCCTCTGTCAACCCTGAGTTAAAACTAGAACGCACTGCCACAGGAGAATTAATTGTGACTCCCCCCACTGGCGGCGAAACGGGATATCGCAATATCAGAATCGCCTATTTTTTGGTCAAATGGATTGAGGAAGAAGGGGGAAATGGCATTGCCTTTGATTCCTCTACCGGGTTTACCCTCCCCAATGGTGCAAACCGTTCTCCCGATGCTGCTTGGGTGAGTAGAGAACGTTGGCAAGCATTGACCCCCGCGCAACGGAAAGGGTTTGTTCCTTTATTTCCTGATTTTGTGATTGAATTGCGGTCCGAGTCGGACCGTTTGGCAACACTCCAAAGCAAGTTACAGGAGTATATTGACAATGGGACACAATTGGGATGGTTAATTGACCCGCAACAGCAACAGGTAGAAATTTATCGGGTGGGACAAGAGGTGGAAATTGTGGTGAATCCTAGTCAATTATCTGGGGAAACGGTGTTACCGGGGTTTGTGTTGAATTTACAACGAGTTTGGAGTTGA